In Blautia wexlerae DSM 19850, a single window of DNA contains:
- a CDS encoding Ig-like domain-containing protein, whose protein sequence is MNKQWMALLLSTGIAVTACPVPAAQMPPAEQIHGEAEETSVPVQHDDSDDRETANEFQSDTEPSQSETDDGAAGNEEENNEAGEEKLDIPAMISCIQEAAALEEIDLSSETVSKFFLASDTYDSLTEEEQAEIDAGVKEALETVRNRIAALISSDSGVTATGNPWYVQTHVQENPDQEQTIQELSEAYPGTLPQLLYDINISYTDIRTGESYQPMTMISLTFPVPDGYESLTKPRVLRSTGDSFMELTPQTTEDNRFYLDSARTLNHLIIADFPAGLQGISLNSKSVKINRGQKYTLKVVPIPESVTEEYTVTWKSSDTSVAKVSKKGVVTAVKNGKATITASVTQHPEMTASCKVTVMQGANALKKSVSQVMAETSAYMRATDTNPSVGSEWYVLGLARGGLSLKEKYFSTYYNHTANYIEEKKGILTNTSKYTEYSKRILVLTSEGKDARNVGGYNLFQYISDLSLVKEQGLNGPIWALLALNCHPEYSFPENPSAKEQNSESALVNFLLQSELPGGGWTLMGSNADSDITGMTLQALAPYYHKSGYENVTAAIDRGLNKLSEMQNDSGGYSTMGVETEESCAQIITALCSLGIDPETDSRFIKGGHWTIENLLSYHIDGSGFMHVKAGAGNNGGAAAGTLDGMATEQGYYALVAYQRLKDGKTSLYDMSDVSIKKGGKGDGSGTGLKEPTPIPTPTPVPATTPSGGNTKTPGGSGKSLGGKSSGSKSSTGSESSGKDSGSGSKDSKNSKSKNSKSSKDKNSGGWDFEAEPYTESEETSQMDTGEDGYQETAGESGTGSLTSKKKEYGMIFGFAAGGALAGGLAGSGIKAGVRALIKKRRKKK, encoded by the coding sequence ATGAATAAACAATGGATGGCACTGCTTCTCAGTACAGGAATTGCTGTGACCGCATGTCCTGTACCCGCAGCCCAGATGCCACCGGCTGAGCAGATACACGGGGAGGCAGAAGAAACTTCTGTCCCTGTACAGCATGATGATTCTGACGACAGAGAAACTGCGAATGAATTCCAGTCTGACACCGAACCATCTCAGTCAGAGACAGACGATGGCGCGGCCGGAAATGAAGAAGAAAATAATGAAGCCGGTGAAGAAAAGCTGGATATACCAGCCATGATTTCCTGTATTCAGGAAGCAGCGGCGCTCGAAGAAATTGATCTGTCCTCAGAAACGGTCTCGAAGTTCTTTCTTGCCAGTGACACCTATGACAGTCTGACAGAAGAGGAGCAGGCAGAAATTGATGCCGGAGTCAAAGAGGCTCTTGAAACTGTCCGAAACCGTATTGCGGCACTGATTTCTTCTGACAGTGGAGTGACCGCCACGGGAAATCCCTGGTATGTGCAGACCCATGTGCAGGAGAACCCGGATCAGGAACAGACTATACAGGAGCTCTCCGAAGCATATCCGGGGACTCTTCCACAGCTTCTTTATGATATAAATATTTCCTATACGGATATCCGTACAGGAGAAAGCTATCAGCCAATGACGATGATCTCTCTGACATTTCCTGTCCCGGATGGATATGAGAGTCTGACGAAACCGAGGGTTCTTAGAAGTACCGGGGATTCGTTTATGGAACTGACCCCTCAGACGACAGAAGATAACCGATTCTATCTGGACAGTGCCAGAACTTTAAACCATCTGATCATTGCTGACTTTCCCGCAGGACTTCAGGGAATCTCTCTTAACAGTAAATCCGTTAAGATCAACCGGGGGCAGAAATACACCCTGAAGGTGGTTCCGATACCGGAATCGGTTACGGAAGAGTATACAGTGACATGGAAAAGCAGTGACACTTCTGTTGCGAAAGTAAGCAAAAAGGGAGTTGTCACAGCAGTAAAGAATGGCAAAGCTACGATTACCGCTTCTGTAACACAACACCCGGAAATGACGGCCTCCTGTAAGGTAACGGTCATGCAGGGAGCAAATGCCCTGAAGAAATCGGTCAGTCAGGTTATGGCAGAGACCAGCGCCTATATGCGTGCAACAGATACCAATCCTTCTGTTGGCAGCGAATGGTATGTGCTTGGGCTGGCAAGAGGCGGTTTAAGCCTGAAGGAGAAATATTTCTCTACCTATTATAATCACACGGCAAATTATATCGAGGAAAAGAAGGGAATCCTTACCAATACCTCCAAATATACAGAATATTCCAAGAGAATCCTGGTCCTGACCTCGGAGGGGAAGGATGCCCGCAATGTGGGGGGTTACAATCTGTTTCAATATATCTCTGATCTCAGCCTTGTGAAGGAACAGGGATTAAACGGCCCGATCTGGGCACTCCTTGCCCTTAACTGCCACCCGGAATATTCTTTCCCGGAGAACCCGTCTGCGAAGGAGCAGAATTCGGAATCTGCGCTGGTGAATTTCCTGCTGCAGAGTGAACTCCCGGGTGGCGGATGGACGCTGATGGGGAGTAATGCAGATTCTGATATCACCGGCATGACACTGCAGGCGCTGGCACCGTATTATCATAAATCAGGTTATGAGAATGTGACTGCTGCCATTGACAGAGGGCTGAATAAATTGTCGGAAATGCAGAACGACAGCGGTGGATATTCCACGATGGGTGTGGAGACAGAGGAGTCCTGTGCACAGATCATCACGGCTTTATGCAGCCTTGGGATTGACCCGGAGACGGATTCGCGTTTCATCAAGGGCGGCCACTGGACAATAGAGAATCTTCTTTCCTATCATATCGATGGAAGTGGATTTATGCATGTAAAGGCGGGTGCCGGAAATAACGGCGGGGCGGCAGCAGGCACTCTGGACGGGATGGCTACGGAGCAGGGATATTACGCACTGGTTGCCTACCAGCGCCTGAAGGATGGCAAGACGAGCCTTTATGATATGTCAGATGTGAGTATCAAAAAAGGTGGCAAGGGAGATGGTTCCGGTACCGGTCTGAAAGAACCCACGCCGATTCCTACCCCGACGCCGGTTCCTGCCACAACACCGTCAGGCGGCAATACGAAAACGCCGGGTGGATCCGGGAAATCTCTGGGTGGTAAGTCTTCCGGCAGCAAAAGCTCCACGGGTTCCGAAAGCTCAGGAAAGGATAGTGGCTCCGGTTCAAAGGATTCTAAAAACAGTAAATCAAAGAACAGTAAGTCATCAAAGGATAAGAATTCCGGCGGCTGGGATTTCGAAGCAGAGCCTTATACAGAGTCGGAAGAGACTTCACAGATGGATACCGGTGAGGATGGATATCAGGAAACTGCCGGGGAGAGTGGAACCGGAAGTCTGACCTCAAAGAAGAAAGAATATGGTATGATCTTTGGTTTTGCGGCAGGCGGTGCTCTGGCGGGAGGACTGGCAGGCAGCGGCATTAAGGCCGGAGTGAGGGCTCTTATTAAGAAGCGGAGGAAGAAGAAATGA